The DNA window TCAGCTCGCGCAGCTTTTTGATACCGTAAAGATCGATTTTCTTGCCACTGCCACGGCCGGAGGCGGACTTGGCTTGAATAGCAGAAGTCCAGATATCGATATGGTCGATAATTGCTCCTGCATGATCGACATTCACGCCATCCATGGCGCTCGCAGTTATAAGCTTCTCGACTGACATCAGTTGAACTCTCCTTGAGTGCCGGAGCTGAGCGCCTTACCGAGAATGTCTTTCAGCTGGGTGCGCAGCGCGCTTATCTCCTGCTGCTGGGCGGCAAAGCGGGCGAGCAGTTCATCTGGGTCATGGCTTTCGACCTCACCGACATGGGGGTTTTTGATGTCGAGATTGAAGTTACGCTCGATAAGGGTGTCGATGCTGACCTTCCAGGCGTGCTCATTCTCGACCCGGGCGGCAAAACCGTCGGCCTCGTCGCCCCACCACTGGATTTCGGCTTCAAACTCTTCAAACTTCATCGGCTTGGTTTTGCTGTAATTTTTAACGCCGTCCGGATAGGGGTGCTCGTAGAACCAGACGTCTTTGGTGGGCGCTCCCTTGGTGAAGAACAGGATATTGGTTTTGATGCCGGTGTAGGGGTTAAACACGCCGTTTGGCAGGCGCACTATGGTGTGCAGGTTACAGCTGTCACAGAGCAGCTTTTTGATTTTGGTTTTAACGCCTTCGCCAAATAGGGTGCCGTCCGGCAGGACCACTGCGGCGCGGCCCTTGTCAGCCAAGACTTCGATAATGAGCTGCAGGAACAGATCGGCGGTTTCGCGGGTTTGCATGTCGGCCGGGAAGTTCTTTTCGATGCCATCTTCTTCGGTGCCGCCAAAGGGCGGGTTGGTGATGATGACATCGACATCGTTATCCCAGCTGGATAGCGGCTGGCTTAAGGTATTGCCGTGTTTGATTTGCACCGGAACCTCGATGCCGTGCAGCAGCATGTTGGTGGTACACAGGAGGTGCGGCAGCTGCTTTTTCTCAACGCCGTGGATTTGCTGCTGCAGTAACTGATGCTCGGCGGCGGTATTTACCTGGGCTTTAAGGTGCTCGACCGCGCAGGCGAGAAAGCCGCCGGTGCCGCAGGCCGGGTCCATGATTTTTTCGCCAAGCTGTGGGTTAATGCGATTGACCATAAACTTGGTGACGGCGCGAGGGGTATAGAACTCACCGGCATTACCGGCGCTTTGCAAGTCGCGCAGGATTTGCTCGTAGATGTCGCCAAACAGGTGGCGTTCGCTGGAGTCGGTAAAATCGACCTCGTTGAGCTTGTTGATCACCTGGCGCAGCAGAGTGCCGTTTTTCATGTAGTTGAAGGCATCGCTGAAGGCTTCTTTAACCACATAACCGCGGGGGTTGGTGTCTTTGGGGGCGGTTAAGTTTTTCAGGTCTACAAACAGCTCGTTGTTGATGAATTCCAGCAGTTCATCGCCGGTAATGCCTTCTTTGTCTTCGGCCCAGTTACGCCACAGATACTCGCTGGGGATGGGTAAGCGGTAGTCGTCCTGCTCAAATTCCAGTTCCTGCTCCTGGGCATCAAATATCTTGAGAAACAGCAGCCATGAAAGCTGACCGAGGCGCTGGGCATCACCATCGACGCCGGCATCTTTGCGCATGATGTCCTGGATGGATTTAATAACGGAACTGATGGACATAAATGAAATCTCTGAATACCTGAAAATGCTTGGGATAGTAGCAAAATAGTGGCGGCAGTACACTGATGCAGACTCGAATTTGGGGATACACAGCAGAAGCTTGGCGATTAAAAAATCAGCTTGCAGCAAGCGGTTAACGCAAGGCTTCACAAAATCTGGTTATCGCGGCCACAAAGCCTGTGCAAGGGGTAAAACTTTGTGCTTAAATGCGCGCCACAACAACTCATTAACAGGGACGAGAGTGAGCAATGATTATTGAATGCCCCCACTGCAAACACGACAACGAAATAGAACAGGCCGAACAAATCCGCTGCATCAAGTGCGAGAAGGACTATAAGGGATTTACCTTTTCAAAGCGCAAATGGCTTGCCACTGGAACCATTATCGTTGGCGTGGCCTTTGGTATTCATACAGGGAAAGAGCACCTGCTGCACGACAATACCGATCGCTACCCCTTGGAAGTGGAATATGCCTTTTTAGACAGCTGCGTTAATGCCAGCAATAACCTGCACACCATCAGTGGCTATCAGAATAAACGTGAGCGCTGTGTATGCGCCATGACCAAGACGCAAAAGAAAATCAGCTACGCTGAGGCCAGTAAAAATCCAAACAGCTTTAAGGTATTGTTCGAGACTTACGCCCGTAGCTGTAGTTAAATAAAAAGCCCACCATAAATGGCAGGCTTTTCAGTTCAGCAGTGATTAACGCTTAGGAGTATTACCACGGCCCGGGCCGGACGGATTACCGGTTTTGCTGGGGTAGTTTGGGTTATTGGCACGTAATGATGGCTTGATAAATTCTACGGCTTTCATGGTTATCTCCTTATTTACCGGCTTTTTGGTTTTTTGCCGCCGCGCGATCGGCGCGTGCTGAGAACGAGTCTTTACCCACCTTACCACCGTTTTGCTTCGCTTCATTTGACTTAATGCGAGCAGCGGCTTCAGGAGTCATTGGGGTTTTATTGTTGGACATGTTCAATTCCTTATATTGAGTTAATTGGGTGTCTTCGCTAAGACAGGCACAGAATCGCACAGGGACCGGGGACAAATGGGGACAGCGCAAGAGCAACAAAGACGAAAGCGAAAACAAATTAAAGAAATATTGAACAAGTTACAGCTGAGCATCCCGAACTTTGCCGGACTGGTTTACGAGGCACTTTATGTAGACGACTGTGGCGATTTTGGCGTGAGTAATACGGATGAAGAGCGCAAATTTGCAGGAAAAATAAAAAAGCAGCTAAGCCGCTCCACTACCCCCGAGGCGTTGCTGGATAAATACCTTGAAGTGCTGATCCAGCAGCCGGGTTATGAAGCGTTAAAGCTTGGGTATATTCAGAGCCGCTATGTGCCCCACCCTTGTTTAAGTGATGAATTAACAGAGGTTATGACCCAGCTTTCTGCCGAGCTGGACACGCGGGCAGAGCTGGATTGAACCTGAGCAGCAGAGCGTAATGACATAACATCAGCCGGCTGACTGATAGATAGCAGCCTCCAGCTCGCTGATGGCCTTTTCGTAATCCGCAGGCGCACCAAAACCCTTTTTAACAATCTCCATGGGGCGCCCCAGTTCAGTAAAGGGCGCCACCTTCAATACCTGACGGTTTTCAATCTCCTGCACCCCGGCATCGGCATACTTGTCGAGCAGGCTGCTTAGCACTTGTTGGGCTGTCTCTGAGTATTTGGTGAAGTAATTGCGCTTTTTCACCTGCTCGGCGCGCTCGCGGCGGGTGAGTGGCGGCTGGTCGTAGACCACATGGCAGATAAGGTCGAAAGGGTCCATCTCTTTGCCAACCTCTTGCTCGAGCAGCTCCCACACCACGCCCTGATTGGCCAGCTCATCAATCACGGCCTGCTTACGCTCGGCGCTTTGCCAGCGCCTGACAAACTCATCCATGGAGGCAAACTGCCTGGACAGGGCTTTGCGGGTATAGTCTTTGAACGACTCGGTCACCAGTTTACCGTCGGTATCGTAGTACTGCACCCGCTCAGCAAGGGTCGTTACTGCCACACCGTTGACATGGTATTTGCGAATTTTGTCTTCGCTGTCCCAGTCATCGCCTTTGCCCTGGTTGTTTTGTGCAGCGTCAGGCTTATAGCTTGATGGAGGCTCCTGGATGGAGTTGGCATCTATGTCTTCGCCTTCAAACATTGAAGCTGGGTCTGTAGCTGCCGAATCAACATCATCTTCCGAAATACCGTTTAAGCCTTCTTCGGTGTCGAAGTCTTCCGGCTTGACCTGCTTAACCCGCTCGGGAGTGCCGTCGAAGCGCTCATCGGCAAAGAGTTCGGTGGCCTTTTTGAAATCAAGAATGGTGAACCACAGCTTGTTGTATTTATCGTCGATACGGGTGCCACGGCCGATGATCTGCTTGAACTTGGTCATGGATTGGATGGATTGGTCGAGCACCACCAGCTTACAGGTTTTGGCGTCCACGCCTGTGGTCATCAGCTCGGAGGTTGTGGCAATGACCGGATAGGCTTTTTTGGGGTTGATGAAGTTATCAAGCTGGCCCTTGCCGATTTCATCATCGCCGGTGATTTTCATCACGTACTTGTCGTTTTTAGCCACCTGTTCGGGATTGAGGTTTACCAACGCCCGGCGCATACGCTCGGCATGATCGATGTCATTACAAAAGACGATGGTTTTTGCCATGGGATCGGTGCGCTTCAAATACTGGGTGACGGTTTTGGCCACCAGCTCAGTACGCTCATCAATGACAAGGGTGCGGTCCATGTCCTTTTGGTTGTAGATACGGTCTTCGATTTCGTGCCCGGCTTTATCCAGCTGACCTTTGCTTGGCCGCCAGCCCTGCACATCCACATCGATATCGACACGGATCACCTTGTAAGGCGCAAGGAAGCCATCCTCAATGCCCTGCTTGAGAGAATAGGTATAAACCGGGTCGCCAAAGTATTCGGTGTTGGAAACTTCGTCGGTTTCTTTTGGGGTGGCGGTAAGGCCAATTTGGGTGGCGCCTGAGAAATACTCGAGTATTTCACGCCAGGCGCTGTCTTCAGCGGCGCTGCCACGGTGACACTCGTCTACAACGATGAGGTCAAAGAAATCCGGTGCCACTTGCTTGTAGGCCTTTTGATGTTCTTCAGGCCCGGTGAGCGCCTGATAGAGCGCGAGATGAATTTCATAGGCCGGATCGACGGTTCTGCCGGTAACCTTGGTCATGGCCGGACCGAAGGGCTGAAAGTCGTTGGTTTTGGTTTGATCGACCAAAATGTTGCGGTCGGCAAGAAACAGGATCCGCTTTTTGGCGCGGGATTTCCACAAACGCCAGATGATTTGAAAGGCGGTGTAGGTTTTACCTGTGCCTGTTGCCATCACCAGCAGCACCCTGTCCTGTCCTGCGGCAACTGCCTCTACGGTTTTGTTGATGGCCTGCAGTTGATAATAGCGGGGTGATTTGCCACTACTGTCGGGATGATACTCCTGGGTGATAACCGGCAGATGCTCTGTTTTGTAGCCTTTCCAGGTGCAGTATTTGTCCCAAAGCTGCGCCGGAGTGGGGAAGTCTTCCAGAGTGATGGTAGTTTCGAGGGCCGAGGAATTGGTTTTATCGTGGAAGACAAAACCGTCGCCGTTAGAGGCAAATATGAAGGGCACTTCCAACAAGGCAGCATAATCCAGCCCCTGCTGCATCCCCTTGCCGATTTCGTGCTTATTGGCTTTGGCCTCGATTACCGCAAGCGGCATTGAGGGCTTGTGATACAGCACAATATCGGCAGATTTTACTTTCCGCCTGGCGGCTGCCTGACCACGCACAATAACCTTGCCATCACGCAGTTTTACCTCTTGGCGGATTTGCGTCATATCGTTCCAACCGGCTTGCTTGACGGCCGGCAAGATGAACTTGGAAATGATATCGGCTTCGGTTAATGAGGCTTTGTGCATGATGGCATCCACTATCGTCCATGGGTTGGAATGTGTTTGGATTCTCGCACAAAGTTGCAGACTCAGGTAGCCGTAAACCTGAGTTATTTGACCTAAGACAATGGGATAGGATTATCCAGGTGAATACCAGCTTGCGCAGTCGATTGCGAATGCGTGTAGACCGG is part of the Shewanella cyperi genome and encodes:
- a CDS encoding type I restriction-modification system subunit M — its product is MSISSVIKSIQDIMRKDAGVDGDAQRLGQLSWLLFLKIFDAQEQELEFEQDDYRLPIPSEYLWRNWAEDKEGITGDELLEFINNELFVDLKNLTAPKDTNPRGYVVKEAFSDAFNYMKNGTLLRQVINKLNEVDFTDSSERHLFGDIYEQILRDLQSAGNAGEFYTPRAVTKFMVNRINPQLGEKIMDPACGTGGFLACAVEHLKAQVNTAAEHQLLQQQIHGVEKKQLPHLLCTTNMLLHGIEVPVQIKHGNTLSQPLSSWDNDVDVIITNPPFGGTEEDGIEKNFPADMQTRETADLFLQLIIEVLADKGRAAVVLPDGTLFGEGVKTKIKKLLCDSCNLHTIVRLPNGVFNPYTGIKTNILFFTKGAPTKDVWFYEHPYPDGVKNYSKTKPMKFEEFEAEIQWWGDEADGFAARVENEHAWKVSIDTLIERNFNLDIKNPHVGEVESHDPDELLARFAAQQQEISALRTQLKDILGKALSSGTQGEFN
- the hsdR gene encoding EcoAI/FtnUII family type I restriction enzme subunit R, with amino-acid sequence MHKASLTEADIISKFILPAVKQAGWNDMTQIRQEVKLRDGKVIVRGQAAARRKVKSADIVLYHKPSMPLAVIEAKANKHEIGKGMQQGLDYAALLEVPFIFASNGDGFVFHDKTNSSALETTITLEDFPTPAQLWDKYCTWKGYKTEHLPVITQEYHPDSSGKSPRYYQLQAINKTVEAVAAGQDRVLLVMATGTGKTYTAFQIIWRLWKSRAKKRILFLADRNILVDQTKTNDFQPFGPAMTKVTGRTVDPAYEIHLALYQALTGPEEHQKAYKQVAPDFFDLIVVDECHRGSAAEDSAWREILEYFSGATQIGLTATPKETDEVSNTEYFGDPVYTYSLKQGIEDGFLAPYKVIRVDIDVDVQGWRPSKGQLDKAGHEIEDRIYNQKDMDRTLVIDERTELVAKTVTQYLKRTDPMAKTIVFCNDIDHAERMRRALVNLNPEQVAKNDKYVMKITGDDEIGKGQLDNFINPKKAYPVIATTSELMTTGVDAKTCKLVVLDQSIQSMTKFKQIIGRGTRIDDKYNKLWFTILDFKKATELFADERFDGTPERVKQVKPEDFDTEEGLNGISEDDVDSAATDPASMFEGEDIDANSIQEPPSSYKPDAAQNNQGKGDDWDSEDKIRKYHVNGVAVTTLAERVQYYDTDGKLVTESFKDYTRKALSRQFASMDEFVRRWQSAERKQAVIDELANQGVVWELLEQEVGKEMDPFDLICHVVYDQPPLTRRERAEQVKKRNYFTKYSETAQQVLSSLLDKYADAGVQEIENRQVLKVAPFTELGRPMEIVKKGFGAPADYEKAISELEAAIYQSAG